A single genomic interval of Cupriavidus necator harbors:
- a CDS encoding ABC transporter ATP-binding protein, whose product MSDAMIQVRDLTMRFGGLTALDNLQLEIRRGEILGLLGPNGSGKTTFFNVLTGLYKASAGTITYDGNNVIGKTPQQIYRSGVARTFQRSRLSLPLTVFDNIVIGDYQNMRHGLVFNLFRRKAFRAEYERYVESVRELLGIFSPPLVARLFEPVETFTMIDRRRIEVCRALMSRPRLLLLDEPSAGMTHDETHELMDDILQVRGKLQDLSVVLIEHEMNVIERITDRCIVLNYGKKIAEGTYAEITADPDVQTAYLGEEAA is encoded by the coding sequence ATGAGCGACGCAATGATCCAGGTGCGCGACCTGACCATGCGCTTTGGCGGCCTGACCGCGCTGGACAACCTCCAGCTCGAGATCCGCCGTGGCGAGATCCTGGGCCTGCTGGGCCCCAACGGCTCCGGCAAGACCACGTTCTTCAACGTGCTGACGGGGCTGTACAAGGCAAGCGCCGGAACCATTACCTATGACGGCAACAACGTCATCGGCAAGACGCCACAGCAGATCTACCGCAGCGGCGTGGCGCGGACGTTCCAGCGTTCGCGCTTGTCGCTGCCGCTGACGGTGTTCGACAACATCGTGATCGGCGATTACCAGAACATGCGTCACGGGCTGGTCTTCAACCTGTTCCGGCGCAAGGCGTTCCGCGCCGAGTACGAACGCTACGTGGAGTCGGTGCGCGAGCTGCTGGGCATCTTCAGCCCGCCACTGGTGGCGCGGCTGTTCGAGCCGGTGGAAACGTTCACGATGATCGACCGCCGCCGCATCGAGGTGTGCCGGGCCCTGATGAGCCGCCCTCGCCTGCTGCTGCTCGACGAGCCTTCGGCGGGCATGACGCATGACGAGACCCATGAACTGATGGACGACATCCTGCAGGTGCGCGGCAAGCTGCAGGACCTGTCGGTGGTGCTGATCGAGCACGAAATGAACGTGATCGAGCGCATCACCGACCGCTGCATCGTGCTGAACTACGGCAAGAAGATTGCCGAGGGAACCTACGCCGAGATTACCGCCGATCCCGACGTGCAGACCGCCTATCTGGGGGAGGAAGCCGCATGA
- a CDS encoding ABC transporter ATP-binding protein, translated as MSDSTLRVEGLTTGYDRVNVLHDVSIEVPPGKITCILGANGAGKSTLIRSILGLTPPRQGRILWDGTDIAGEKTHNIIARGISCIPEGRKVFPRMTVAENLALGAFLEADPARVRERIERVYTIFPRLRERAGQLAGTMSGGEQAMVSIGRGLMAQPRLLVIDEPSLGLSPLYVKENFKVIQQINELGMTVLLVEQNARQTLAISHQGYVLTQGRVVAQGTAQALRENDEVRAAYFG; from the coding sequence ATGAGCGACAGCACACTGCGCGTGGAAGGGCTGACCACGGGCTACGACAGGGTCAACGTCCTGCACGATGTCTCGATCGAGGTGCCGCCGGGCAAGATCACATGCATCCTTGGCGCCAACGGCGCCGGCAAGAGCACGCTGATCCGTTCGATCCTGGGCCTGACACCGCCGCGCCAGGGACGCATCCTGTGGGACGGCACGGACATCGCGGGCGAGAAGACCCACAACATCATCGCACGCGGCATCTCCTGCATTCCCGAAGGCCGCAAGGTGTTCCCGCGCATGACGGTGGCCGAAAACCTTGCGCTGGGCGCATTCCTTGAGGCGGACCCGGCCAGGGTGCGCGAGCGCATCGAGCGCGTGTACACGATCTTCCCCCGGCTGCGCGAGCGCGCGGGCCAGCTCGCCGGCACCATGTCCGGCGGCGAACAGGCGATGGTGTCGATCGGGCGCGGACTGATGGCGCAGCCGCGGCTGCTGGTCATCGACGAGCCGTCGCTGGGCCTGTCGCCGCTCTATGTGAAGGAAAACTTCAAGGTCATCCAGCAGATCAACGAACTGGGCATGACGGTGCTGCTGGTGGAACAGAACGCGCGCCAGACGCTGGCCATCTCACACCAGGGCTATGTGCTGACCCAGGGCCGTGTCGTGGCCCAGGGCACCGCGCAGGCGCTGCGCGAGAACGATGAGGTTCGCGCAGCCTATTTCGGCTGA
- a CDS encoding helix-turn-helix domain-containing protein, with the protein MAKTEQPTPEAADSKSATLTLGVKLRHARLVAGYTLLQLAGKAGCSESLISKIERGLATPSFTTLHRLAVALDTNIGALTSDEEPNQSPILRHGERPVIRAGGVALERVVLPKRGGLLQANIHIVWPGEASDGQIEHQGEEVGYVLEGQLELMLGDDVYLIGPGDAFTFSSQVPHGYRNVGDVVARVLWVNSPATF; encoded by the coding sequence ATGGCAAAGACCGAGCAACCCACACCTGAAGCGGCCGACAGCAAGTCGGCCACCCTGACGCTTGGCGTCAAGCTGCGCCACGCCCGGCTGGTGGCCGGCTACACGCTGCTGCAGCTCGCCGGAAAGGCGGGTTGCTCGGAAAGCCTGATTTCAAAGATTGAGCGCGGGCTGGCAACCCCGTCGTTTACCACGCTGCACCGGCTGGCCGTGGCGCTGGACACCAATATCGGCGCGCTGACCAGCGACGAGGAGCCAAACCAGTCACCGATCCTGCGGCATGGTGAACGCCCGGTGATCCGGGCCGGCGGCGTGGCGCTCGAACGCGTGGTGCTGCCCAAGCGTGGCGGCCTGCTGCAGGCCAACATCCACATCGTCTGGCCCGGCGAGGCCAGCGACGGGCAGATCGAGCACCAGGGCGAGGAAGTTGGCTACGTGCTCGAAGGGCAGCTCGAACTGATGCTCGGCGACGACGTCTACCTGATCGGCCCGGGCGATGCTTTCACGTTCTCCAGCCAGGTGCCGCATGGCTACCGCAATGTGGGCGACGTGGTGGCCAGGGTGCTGTGGGTGAATTCGCCCGCCACCTTCTGA
- a CDS encoding transposase: protein MKPLFVLTVVTAALLTGCAVAPYDDGYYHGGYSRPIYGGGYSDWDGGRYYGGNRKWGGDWDRGWDRDEQRNRGRDWSGRDNRGWNRGGDQGENRGEKRGWNRGDERAENRGRDRRGEHGGDRGNDRGGNRGDDRGRNRDADGGNGRGRDRNKD from the coding sequence ATGAAACCCCTATTTGTGCTCACCGTGGTCACGGCAGCACTTCTCACCGGCTGCGCCGTCGCTCCCTATGATGACGGCTACTACCACGGCGGATACTCGCGTCCGATTTACGGCGGCGGTTACTCCGATTGGGACGGCGGAAGGTACTACGGCGGCAACCGAAAGTGGGGCGGTGACTGGGATCGAGGCTGGGACCGGGACGAGCAGCGAAACAGGGGCCGTGACTGGAGCGGCCGTGATAACCGCGGCTGGAACCGTGGTGGAGACCAAGGCGAAAACCGCGGCGAGAAGCGTGGATGGAACCGGGGCGATGAGCGAGCAGAGAATCGCGGCCGGGACCGGCGCGGAGAGCATGGCGGGGACCGGGGCAATGACCGTGGCGGTAACCGCGGTGATGACCGTGGGCGGAATCGTGACGCCGACGGTGGCAACGGTCGCGGCAGAGACCGTAACAAGGATTGA
- a CDS encoding penicillin-binding protein 1A, translating into MNRRCILFFREYCVRWLIRIQSLAAAGITIARRVFPGALRRLGHPTRRGIMLTLAAVPALFLLYVLALVPFTPGIGDIRKARIDRPALIVSADGRVIDEFKPVNREWVSLGQISPYMVAALIATEDRRFYEHHGIDWLRTASAALHTFSGDRQGGSTITQQLARNLYPDEIGRAPTLARKLREAITALKIEAVYSKDQILETYLNNVPFLYNAYGVEMAARTYFGKSAHQLDILESATLVGMLKANSTYNPVLNPERALERRNTVLGQMNKYGKLKPDAYTWLRRQPLNVNFGLQTAPRSAAPHFSAQLRKWLITWAERNGYNIYADGLVVRTTIDYRLQTMAVQAMDWQASQLQWIANGAWNERTGCWPGNDLFRTFIRQTPDYRAARDAGQSDQVALRKLGMNRTFVRALCRSKTQVQAGFVAIDPRNGDIKAWVGSRDFGDAPFDHVQQARRQPGSTFKPFVYGAAFADGARPGDTIVDRNVAIPLAGQAIWRPTDAAPPTDRPMTLRDALVYSRNRVTAQLMQKESPEKVARLARAMGVRDSPLAAVPSLALGTSPVTLKEMVSAYSTIANRGAYVEPRMVTRIEDHDGKVLAEFASASPEQALSAAAAQTLVDVMRDVIIRGTGAGIRTRFGIRADVAGKTGTTQDNADGWFILMHPQLVAGAWVGFDDGRVTLGNDWGQGAHSALPMVGAFYDMALRARVIDPDARFSPETRAPRKPHARQHRQFLFWKF; encoded by the coding sequence GTGAATCGCCGCTGTATATTGTTTTTTCGTGAGTATTGCGTACGGTGGCTCATCCGCATCCAATCGCTGGCCGCTGCCGGCATCACGATAGCCAGGCGCGTCTTTCCCGGCGCGCTGCGCCGCCTTGGCCACCCGACGCGACGCGGCATCATGCTGACGCTCGCCGCGGTGCCGGCGCTGTTTCTGCTGTACGTGCTGGCGCTCGTGCCGTTTACGCCGGGCATCGGCGACATCCGCAAAGCCCGCATCGACCGCCCAGCGCTGATCGTATCGGCCGACGGCAGAGTGATCGACGAATTCAAACCGGTCAATCGCGAGTGGGTATCGCTCGGGCAGATCTCGCCGTACATGGTCGCTGCATTGATCGCCACCGAAGATCGCCGCTTTTATGAGCATCACGGGATCGACTGGCTGCGTACCGCGTCGGCTGCGCTGCATACGTTCTCCGGCGACCGGCAGGGTGGCTCGACGATCACGCAGCAGCTTGCGCGCAACCTGTATCCCGACGAAATCGGCCGCGCGCCGACCCTCGCACGCAAGCTCAGGGAAGCGATCACGGCGCTCAAGATCGAAGCCGTGTACAGCAAGGACCAGATCCTTGAGACATACCTGAACAATGTGCCGTTCCTGTACAACGCCTACGGCGTGGAAATGGCCGCACGCACGTATTTCGGCAAATCGGCGCATCAGCTCGATATCCTCGAGAGCGCGACACTCGTCGGCATGCTGAAGGCCAACAGCACCTACAACCCAGTGCTGAATCCCGAGCGCGCATTGGAGCGGCGAAACACTGTGCTAGGGCAGATGAACAAGTACGGGAAGCTCAAGCCCGACGCTTACACCTGGCTGAGGCGGCAACCGCTCAACGTCAATTTCGGGTTGCAGACCGCGCCACGAAGCGCAGCGCCGCATTTTTCCGCGCAACTGCGCAAGTGGCTGATCACATGGGCCGAGCGCAACGGCTACAACATCTATGCCGACGGGCTTGTCGTGCGCACAACCATAGATTACCGTCTGCAGACGATGGCGGTGCAGGCGATGGACTGGCAGGCGAGCCAGTTGCAATGGATCGCGAACGGGGCATGGAACGAACGCACTGGCTGTTGGCCAGGCAACGACCTGTTCCGGACATTCATCCGGCAAACGCCTGACTATCGTGCAGCACGCGATGCTGGTCAATCGGATCAGGTCGCGCTCAGGAAGCTCGGCATGAATCGCACGTTTGTCCGCGCACTCTGCCGGAGCAAGACTCAGGTCCAGGCGGGTTTTGTCGCGATCGATCCGCGCAACGGCGATATCAAGGCATGGGTGGGTAGTCGCGATTTCGGTGATGCACCATTCGATCACGTGCAGCAGGCCCGGCGCCAGCCGGGTTCTACCTTCAAGCCATTCGTCTACGGGGCGGCGTTCGCGGACGGCGCGCGGCCAGGCGATACGATCGTAGACCGGAACGTCGCCATTCCACTGGCCGGCCAGGCGATCTGGCGGCCTACCGATGCGGCGCCGCCCACCGACCGGCCGATGACGCTGCGCGACGCGCTAGTGTATTCGCGCAACCGCGTCACCGCTCAGCTCATGCAAAAGGAAAGCCCCGAGAAGGTCGCACGGCTCGCGCGCGCGATGGGCGTGCGCGACAGTCCCCTCGCAGCGGTGCCGTCGCTCGCGCTCGGCACGAGCCCGGTCACGCTCAAGGAAATGGTATCGGCGTACAGCACGATCGCGAACCGCGGTGCCTATGTCGAACCGCGCATGGTTACCCGGATCGAGGATCACGACGGCAAGGTGCTCGCCGAATTTGCGAGCGCATCGCCGGAACAGGCACTGTCCGCCGCCGCCGCGCAAACGCTCGTCGATGTGATGCGCGACGTCATTATCCGCGGCACCGGCGCAGGCATCCGCACGCGCTTCGGGATTCGCGCCGACGTGGCCGGCAAGACGGGCACCACGCAGGACAACGCGGATGGCTGGTTCATCCTGATGCATCCGCAACTGGTCGCGGGCGCGTGGGTGGGTTTTGACGATGGACGTGTGACGCTCGGTAACGACTGGGGCCAGGGCGCGCATAGCGCGCTGCCGATGGTGGGCGCGTTCTACGACATGGCGCTGCGCGCACGAGTGATCGACCCGGATGCGCGGTTCAGTCCTGAGACCCGGGCTCCTCGCAAGCCCCATGCGCGACAGCATCGGCAATTCCTGTTCTGGAAATTCTGA
- a CDS encoding cold-shock protein → MATGIVKWFNSEKGYGFITPDDGGKDLFAHHSEIQGTGFKSLEEGARVEFEVTQGQKGPQASKIRPL, encoded by the coding sequence ATGGCGACTGGCATCGTGAAGTGGTTTAACAGTGAAAAGGGCTATGGGTTCATCACGCCGGATGATGGTGGCAAGGACTTGTTTGCCCACCACAGCGAAATCCAAGGCACCGGGTTCAAATCGCTGGAGGAAGGTGCGAGAGTGGAATTCGAAGTCACGCAAGGTCAGAAGGGCCCACAAGCGTCAAAGATTCGCCCGCTATAG
- the phaP4 gene encoding TIGR01841 family phasin PhaP4, whose translation MTQWSPEQFIKVQMAGIEALTGLTGKAFEGFEKLLELNLQAMKTALADSREGARKALSAKDPQELVELQIALFQPAADNVLAYRRQLYDILAATRAEFEKVAEVQYTAGKQGLHDFLGSVVSQTPSGAAAAPLAAWQEAVSATTTLYESMQTTAKQAVQAAESSFNTAAQVASKGMQRRAAQASKAAAN comes from the coding sequence ATGACTCAGTGGTCCCCCGAGCAATTCATTAAGGTCCAGATGGCAGGCATTGAAGCCCTGACCGGGCTGACCGGCAAGGCCTTTGAAGGCTTCGAAAAACTGCTGGAGCTGAATCTGCAAGCGATGAAGACGGCGCTGGCTGATTCACGAGAAGGCGCAAGGAAAGCGCTCTCAGCCAAGGACCCGCAAGAATTGGTCGAATTGCAAATCGCGTTATTTCAACCCGCGGCCGACAATGTACTGGCATATCGTCGTCAACTGTACGACATCCTCGCCGCCACCCGGGCGGAGTTCGAGAAGGTCGCCGAGGTCCAGTACACGGCAGGCAAGCAGGGTCTGCACGACTTCCTTGGAAGCGTGGTGAGCCAAACGCCCAGCGGCGCGGCGGCGGCGCCATTGGCTGCCTGGCAGGAGGCCGTCAGCGCGACCACTACGCTCTATGAGTCGATGCAAACGACGGCAAAACAGGCCGTGCAAGCGGCCGAGAGCAGCTTCAATACTGCTGCGCAGGTGGCCTCGAAAGGCATGCAACGTCGCGCAGCACAGGCCTCAAAGGCAGCTGCAAATTAA
- a CDS encoding amidase: protein MDDFLDLPVRTLAAMVSRRELSAEAVVRAALARIAAQDAGILAWQHVGGDTAVAQARRLDAGGASGALPGVPLGAKDLMDTADMPTTYGSPIYAGHRPGVDAAAVALARSAGAVVVGKTVTTEFATFQPGPTRNPRAPADRPRTPGGSSSGSAAAVAAGMVPLAFGTQTAGSIVRPAAYCGVVGYKPTHGTLPLAGIKPLAPSLDTVGVLARRVDDAAFFIGTLARDAALADASTLRHAPLRIGICRTPHWERAGADTQAALDTAIRALERIGGTVRDFNLPQACHGLTEAQLDIMAFEALAAFAPEAREHAEDFSAAFARQLEAGRAVTGQRFHVALAYAEAARTAFNTAMAGFDVVLAPSAEGEAPAGLGATGDPIFCRMWSLLGTPCVHVPTGTGATGMPVGVTVTGPRHADARVLGMAHRLEQALGASLA, encoded by the coding sequence ATGGACGACTTCCTCGATCTTCCGGTCCGCACGCTGGCGGCGATGGTGTCGCGGCGCGAACTGAGCGCCGAAGCGGTGGTCCGTGCGGCACTGGCCCGCATTGCGGCGCAAGACGCAGGCATTCTGGCCTGGCAGCACGTGGGTGGCGACACCGCCGTGGCGCAGGCGCGGCGGCTGGATGCCGGCGGCGCGTCAGGCGCGTTGCCGGGCGTCCCGCTTGGCGCCAAGGACCTGATGGATACAGCCGACATGCCGACCACTTATGGTTCGCCGATATACGCCGGACATCGGCCGGGCGTGGATGCGGCGGCGGTGGCACTGGCCCGATCGGCGGGCGCGGTCGTGGTCGGCAAGACCGTCACCACCGAATTCGCCACGTTTCAGCCGGGGCCGACCCGCAACCCGCGCGCGCCGGCGGACAGGCCCCGCACCCCCGGCGGCTCGTCGAGCGGATCGGCCGCCGCCGTCGCCGCAGGCATGGTGCCGCTGGCCTTCGGCACACAGACCGCGGGATCGATTGTGCGGCCGGCCGCCTATTGCGGCGTGGTGGGCTACAAGCCCACGCATGGCACACTGCCGCTGGCCGGTATCAAGCCGCTGGCACCAAGCCTGGATACGGTGGGCGTGCTGGCCCGCCGCGTGGACGACGCGGCCTTCTTCATCGGCACCCTGGCGCGCGATGCCGCGCTAGCGGACGCGTCGACGCTACGCCACGCGCCGCTGCGCATCGGCATTTGCCGCACGCCGCATTGGGAACGTGCTGGTGCCGATACACAAGCCGCACTGGACACCGCGATCCGTGCGCTCGAACGCATCGGTGGCACGGTGCGCGACTTCAACCTGCCGCAGGCTTGCCACGGGCTGACTGAAGCCCAACTGGACATCATGGCATTCGAGGCACTCGCCGCATTCGCGCCGGAAGCACGCGAGCACGCAGAAGACTTCAGCGCGGCTTTCGCGCGCCAGCTCGAAGCGGGCCGCGCCGTCACCGGCCAGCGCTTCCATGTCGCGCTGGCATACGCGGAAGCGGCCCGCACGGCGTTCAACACGGCGATGGCAGGATTCGACGTCGTGCTGGCCCCGAGCGCCGAAGGCGAAGCGCCTGCTGGCCTTGGCGCCACCGGCGATCCGATTTTCTGCCGCATGTGGTCGCTGCTGGGCACCCCATGCGTCCATGTGCCGACGGGCACCGGCGCCACCGGCATGCCGGTTGGCGTGACCGTGACGGGGCCGCGCCATGCCGATGCCCGCGTGCTCGGCATGGCTCATCGCCTTGAGCAGGCGCTTGGCGCCAGCCTTGCCTGA
- a CDS encoding M20 family metallo-hydrolase — protein MTVSNPPPLANAQAIAERAQDHVGAGRLAASLAALASFGLRHDGGVSRETLTATDLAARRHLIDQARALGCTVGIDDCGNLFFRRPGREDLPPVLTGSHADTQPVGGKYDGAYGVLAGLEVIAALNAAGIETLRPIEVVSWTNEEGSRFGPGAMGSSAFVEPARLAGYRDVADAAGIRFGEALDAALAESHDVTRVPMARPMAACVELHIEQGPVLEGANVPLGVVTGIQAVRWFRVECTGTMAHAGTTPMAVRCDAMAAAVAIAQDLYALAPRHAATPGTPELRLTLGRWSVAPNSVNTIPGHVTFTVDMRCLDDAALDRAEAALRAVCVRHAHAPEAVTVTRFFHREPTHFPEAMLGTIERACARASRNAGRALPVRLTSGAFHDAMYLADHCPTAMIFVPSKGGISHNAAEDTEGADLFLGAQALAYTVAELASR, from the coding sequence TTGACCGTATCGAACCCGCCCCCCCTCGCCAACGCACAAGCCATTGCCGAACGCGCACAGGATCATGTGGGCGCCGGGCGCCTGGCCGCATCGCTGGCAGCCCTGGCCAGCTTTGGCCTGCGCCACGACGGCGGCGTTTCCCGCGAAACACTGACCGCGACCGACCTGGCCGCCCGGCGCCACCTGATCGACCAGGCACGCGCGCTGGGCTGCACCGTCGGCATCGACGATTGCGGCAACCTGTTCTTCCGCCGCCCCGGCCGCGAAGACCTGCCGCCGGTGCTGACCGGCAGCCACGCCGATACCCAGCCGGTGGGCGGCAAGTACGACGGCGCGTACGGCGTGCTGGCCGGCCTGGAAGTGATTGCCGCGCTCAACGCGGCCGGCATCGAGACCTTGCGCCCCATCGAGGTCGTGTCCTGGACCAACGAGGAAGGCAGCCGCTTCGGTCCCGGCGCGATGGGGTCGAGCGCTTTCGTCGAACCCGCCCGGCTGGCAGGCTATCGCGACGTGGCTGACGCCGCCGGCATTCGCTTCGGCGAGGCGCTCGATGCCGCGCTCGCGGAAAGCCACGATGTCACCAGAGTGCCGATGGCGCGGCCCATGGCGGCATGCGTCGAACTGCACATCGAACAGGGGCCGGTGCTGGAAGGCGCAAATGTGCCGCTGGGCGTGGTCACCGGCATCCAGGCGGTGCGCTGGTTCCGCGTGGAATGCACGGGTACGATGGCCCATGCCGGCACCACGCCGATGGCGGTACGATGCGATGCGATGGCCGCGGCCGTGGCCATCGCGCAAGACCTGTACGCGCTGGCGCCGCGCCATGCGGCCACCCCCGGCACTCCTGAACTGCGCCTGACGCTGGGCCGCTGGAGCGTGGCGCCGAACTCGGTCAACACCATTCCCGGCCACGTCACGTTCACGGTCGATATGCGCTGCCTGGACGACGCCGCGCTTGACCGCGCCGAAGCGGCACTGCGCGCGGTGTGCGTCAGGCACGCACATGCGCCCGAAGCGGTCACGGTCACGCGCTTCTTCCATCGCGAGCCGACGCATTTCCCCGAGGCCATGCTGGGCACCATCGAGCGCGCCTGCGCGCGTGCCAGCCGCAACGCCGGCCGCGCGCTGCCGGTGCGGCTGACCTCCGGCGCGTTCCACGACGCCATGTACCTGGCCGACCATTGCCCCACGGCGATGATCTTCGTGCCAAGCAAAGGGGGCATCAGCCACAATGCCGCCGAAGATACGGAAGGCGCCGATCTGTTCCTTGGAGCCCAGGCACTGGCTTACACTGTCGCCGAACTGGCCAGCCGCTGA
- a CDS encoding ParA family protein, which translates to MRRVVFNQKGGVGKSTIVCNLAAISASEGLRTLVIDLDAQGNSTQYLLGARAAEASPTAANFFETSLTYNFRPVEFTSFVHPTPFENLDVMPAHPDLDSLHGKLESRYKIYKLRDALLELEAVYDAIYIDTPPALNFYTRSALIAVERCLIPFDCDDFSRRALYTLLDNVKEIQQDHNDGLQVEGIVINQFQPRASLPQKLVDELVSEGLPVLESRLSASVKIRESHQHATPMIHLDPRHKLAQEYVALHRELAG; encoded by the coding sequence ATGCGGCGCGTCGTGTTCAATCAGAAGGGTGGGGTCGGAAAATCGACCATTGTGTGCAATCTCGCGGCGATCAGCGCCAGCGAGGGCTTGCGCACCCTGGTCATTGACCTGGATGCACAAGGCAACTCCACCCAGTACCTGCTTGGCGCGCGGGCCGCGGAGGCAAGTCCGACCGCGGCGAATTTCTTCGAGACCTCCCTGACCTACAACTTCAGGCCGGTGGAATTTACGTCCTTTGTCCACCCGACGCCGTTCGAGAACCTCGATGTGATGCCGGCGCATCCTGACCTGGATTCCCTCCACGGCAAGCTCGAATCCCGCTACAAGATCTACAAGCTACGCGACGCCCTGCTCGAGCTGGAGGCAGTCTATGACGCCATTTACATCGACACGCCACCGGCCCTGAATTTTTATACCCGCTCCGCACTGATCGCCGTGGAGCGCTGCCTGATCCCGTTCGATTGCGATGACTTCTCGCGCCGTGCCCTCTACACGCTGCTCGATAACGTGAAGGAAATCCAACAGGACCACAACGACGGGCTGCAGGTCGAGGGGATCGTGATCAACCAGTTCCAGCCGCGAGCCAGCTTGCCGCAGAAGCTGGTCGACGAACTGGTAAGCGAGGGCCTGCCAGTACTTGAATCGCGGCTATCTGCATCGGTGAAGATCCGCGAATCGCATCAGCATGCCACCCCCATGATCCATCTGGATCCGCGCCACAAGCTGGCGCAGGAATATGTGGCGTTGCACCGCGAGCTGGCTGGTTGA
- a CDS encoding EthD family reductase translates to MAKLVVLYKKPADTAAFDSYYFSTHVPIAKKIAGLRRYEVSSGPVASPAGDSPFHLVAVLSFDSLAALQQAMASPEGAAAAADLANFAQAGVDMLIFDTKEV, encoded by the coding sequence ATGGCAAAGCTAGTGGTGCTATACAAGAAGCCTGCGGACACGGCGGCGTTTGATTCATATTACTTCTCGACCCATGTTCCGATCGCCAAGAAGATCGCCGGCCTGCGACGCTACGAGGTCAGCAGCGGCCCGGTTGCAAGCCCGGCCGGCGATTCGCCGTTTCACCTGGTTGCGGTGCTGAGCTTCGATTCGCTGGCGGCGCTCCAGCAGGCAATGGCTTCGCCTGAGGGCGCCGCAGCAGCAGCTGACCTGGCCAATTTTGCCCAGGCCGGGGTTGACATGCTCATCTTCGACACGAAGGAAGTTTAG
- a CDS encoding pseudouridine-5'-phosphate glycosidase: MVADLARSWLTFSAPVAAAQAAGRPLVALESTIIAHGMPYPENVRTAREVEALIRDLGAEPATIALIGGRIRIGLSNDELELLGRSERAHKVSRRDLPAVLAGGGLGATTVAGTMICAALAGIEVFVTGGIGGVHRGAQETFDISADLQELARTSVAVVCAGAKSILDIGLTLEYLETHGVPVLSCEQDNVAAFYTRDSGFRADFRLDDAAEQARFIRTKWDLGLAGGVVLSTPVPQAAAMTSGEIDALTRQALAEARAQGITGKAVTPFLLARIKALTSGRSLATNIALVKHNAEVGARLALALARAGRGAGAA, encoded by the coding sequence ATGGTTGCCGACCTTGCCCGTTCCTGGTTGACCTTCAGCGCGCCTGTGGCCGCTGCACAGGCTGCCGGCCGCCCGCTCGTGGCGCTCGAATCCACTATCATCGCCCACGGCATGCCCTACCCGGAGAACGTTCGCACGGCGCGTGAAGTGGAGGCCCTGATCCGCGACCTGGGAGCCGAGCCCGCGACGATCGCGCTGATTGGCGGGCGAATCCGCATCGGGCTTTCGAACGACGAGCTGGAGCTGCTGGGGCGCTCGGAGCGGGCACACAAGGTGAGCCGCCGCGACCTGCCAGCCGTGCTGGCCGGCGGCGGGCTCGGCGCCACGACCGTGGCCGGCACGATGATATGTGCCGCGCTGGCGGGCATTGAGGTCTTCGTCACCGGCGGGATTGGCGGCGTGCACCGCGGTGCGCAGGAAACCTTCGACATCTCGGCTGACCTGCAGGAACTGGCCAGGACCTCGGTGGCGGTGGTCTGTGCCGGGGCGAAGTCCATCCTGGACATCGGGCTCACGCTGGAATACCTGGAAACACACGGTGTGCCGGTGCTCAGTTGTGAGCAAGACAATGTTGCTGCGTTCTACACGCGCGACAGCGGCTTTCGTGCTGACTTCAGGCTGGACGACGCGGCGGAGCAGGCACGCTTCATCCGCACCAAGTGGGACTTGGGCCTGGCGGGCGGCGTGGTGTTGAGCACACCGGTGCCGCAAGCGGCAGCGATGACGTCCGGGGAGATCGACGCGCTGACTCGGCAGGCGCTTGCCGAGGCCAGGGCGCAGGGAATCACCGGCAAGGCCGTGACGCCTTTCCTGCTGGCTCGCATCAAGGCGCTGACGAGCGGACGCAGCCTGGCGACAAACATCGCGCTTGTGAAACACAACGCCGAGGTGGGAGCAAGGCTTGCGCTGGCATTGGCACGCGCGGGGCGCGGGGCGGGCGCAGCCTAG